In Hwangdonia lutea, a single window of DNA contains:
- a CDS encoding KAP family P-loop NTPase fold protein translates to MEIPRLNTSFEPAKEDLLNFKPYAEKVQNIIRGLSNSTESIVIGIDGHWGSGKSTFSNMLFQGLESFTEKTNDRRIIKMRYNPWLYSGSEEMLFDFLNQMKKSFYQSESNFKKIGDAILKYSKYLKSVRISGKIGLGEMASLGVSVEPEEILKRLGEDLTNSGDGLIELKEQINKLLEKSDIKLVVFIDDLDRLDKDELFTILKLIKLTAGFHHVVFVVCMDFDMVANSIYHRFGTASEDGQKYLEKIVNIPISLPLIEEIDRKKFVVKLLDKTFDQYKYVDLLEKNMLQGSLHLCDFANPREAIRVINSFTYSLFAIGKEVNVHDLFWVEYLKVKCPALFKELKTIGSILNSSMFFESRVILNNPADLLKESETNRDRIMKEYEQYSTILEMIFPVDKSGTVGYLGSEKQEPVEKLNREKRISHADHYEKYFSFHIVRKVSILGMEKLVKNIQNENFTNAKATYDKLKENADNDVSVLRLLIETMRHPKDAGKTPVELFYFLNEYNETCDLDESENIGIYEVINELVAGLEESDTEHFKAIESLCETTNLATALSFASILASSFPIEIADELMKIVKNRIIAFKRKTYFELLDTNPYYLHQFWSKSNPDELERYLLKRLIDLKQIGHFLKLFVNFWNGKIRGLIGKRAYNLIIELVDSQKLVFKISEVASILKVPDDFSEFDDYSNNSDEQLARQFLYWAEKDPANKG, encoded by the coding sequence ATGGAAATACCCAGACTTAATACATCCTTTGAACCAGCCAAAGAGGATTTGCTCAACTTCAAACCATATGCAGAAAAAGTTCAAAATATCATCCGTGGACTTTCAAATTCAACAGAAAGTATTGTCATAGGCATAGATGGACATTGGGGAAGCGGCAAATCTACCTTTAGTAATATGCTGTTTCAAGGTTTGGAATCTTTTACAGAAAAAACGAATGACCGTCGCATAATTAAAATGCGATACAACCCTTGGCTTTACTCTGGATCGGAAGAGATGCTGTTTGACTTCTTGAACCAGATGAAGAAAAGTTTCTATCAATCAGAGAGTAATTTTAAAAAAATAGGTGACGCAATTTTAAAGTATTCAAAATACCTGAAATCTGTCAGAATTAGTGGTAAAATTGGGTTGGGTGAAATGGCCTCTTTGGGGGTAAGCGTAGAGCCGGAAGAAATACTTAAAAGACTCGGAGAAGATTTAACTAATTCTGGCGATGGATTAATAGAGCTCAAAGAACAGATCAACAAACTTTTAGAAAAATCAGATATTAAATTAGTTGTCTTTATTGATGATCTGGACCGTTTAGATAAAGATGAGCTATTTACCATTTTAAAACTTATTAAACTAACCGCAGGATTTCATCACGTTGTATTTGTCGTGTGTATGGATTTTGATATGGTTGCTAATTCAATATACCATCGGTTTGGAACAGCTTCTGAAGATGGGCAAAAGTATTTAGAGAAAATTGTCAATATTCCTATATCATTACCACTTATTGAAGAAATTGACCGAAAAAAGTTTGTGGTTAAACTCTTGGACAAAACTTTTGATCAATATAAATATGTCGATTTATTAGAGAAAAATATGCTACAGGGAAGCCTTCACTTGTGCGATTTTGCCAACCCACGAGAAGCTATTAGAGTAATCAATTCATTTACGTACAGTTTGTTCGCTATCGGTAAAGAAGTAAATGTTCACGATTTGTTCTGGGTTGAATATCTTAAAGTTAAATGTCCGGCATTATTCAAAGAACTTAAAACGATTGGCTCCATATTAAATTCAAGTATGTTTTTTGAAAGTCGGGTAATATTAAATAATCCCGCTGATTTACTGAAAGAGAGTGAAACTAATCGTGATCGTATAATGAAGGAATATGAGCAGTATTCTACTATTCTTGAAATGATATTCCCTGTTGATAAGAGCGGAACTGTAGGTTATCTCGGTAGTGAAAAACAAGAACCCGTAGAAAAACTGAATAGGGAAAAAAGAATTTCGCACGCTGATCATTACGAGAAATATTTTTCCTTTCATATTGTTAGGAAAGTTTCTATCTTGGGGATGGAAAAACTGGTCAAGAATATTCAAAATGAAAATTTTACCAATGCAAAAGCCACCTACGACAAACTAAAAGAAAACGCAGACAATGATGTAAGTGTTTTGAGATTGTTGATAGAAACAATGCGGCATCCAAAAGATGCTGGTAAAACTCCTGTAGAACTCTTTTATTTTTTAAATGAATATAATGAGACTTGTGATCTTGACGAAAGTGAGAACATCGGCATTTATGAAGTAATCAATGAATTAGTAGCTGGATTGGAAGAATCCGATACCGAACATTTTAAGGCTATAGAATCGCTGTGCGAAACTACAAATCTAGCTACTGCGCTTTCATTTGCGTCTATCTTAGCAAGCTCCTTTCCGATAGAGATTGCTGATGAATTGATGAAAATTGTAAAAAATAGAATCATTGCATTTAAGAGAAAAACTTATTTTGAGTTATTAGACACCAATCCATACTATTTACATCAATTTTGGTCGAAAAGTAATCCGGATGAGTTAGAAAGATACCTTCTTAAGAGGCTTATAGATTTAAAACAGATAGGTCATTTTTTAAAACTGTTTGTGAATTTTTGGAACGGAAAAATACGAGGTTTGATAGGGAAAAGGGCTTATAACCTGATTATTGAATTAGTGGATTCACAAAAATTAGTGTTCAAAATAAGCGAAGTAGCATCGATCTTAAAAGTTCCAGATGACTTTAGTGAGTTTGATGATTATTCAAACAATTCCGATGAACAACTGGCAAGACAATTTCTTTATTGGGCAGAAAAAGATCCAGCAAATAAAGGGTAA
- a CDS encoding HNH endonuclease, protein MFSYKDIQWVRNVKREGGDNWAYFDEDNDEMILHWSSAFTNIPTPAMTPKKGDVVVLFQKMNTSKQFHFTHLLSPVDDIELDCIDKNPKHRWGRKMKILAKTQKVLRPDSLGLGRVNQGHTYPIEYLNLDTSKENIQKIIWNAFKPFFREGVFKRYVLELSDSLIDENLDNVESEEGKWNYAMHRFRERDRGLVQKKKASVIKPTCECCTFDFSNTYPDLGDGFIECHHRIPINQGERITKLEDLALVCANCHRMLHRKNNQNEYYTVDELKQIIINE, encoded by the coding sequence ATGTTTAGCTATAAAGATATACAATGGGTGCGCAATGTAAAACGCGAAGGAGGAGATAACTGGGCGTATTTTGATGAAGATAATGATGAAATGATTTTGCATTGGTCATCAGCATTCACTAATATCCCAACGCCTGCTATGACTCCAAAAAAAGGAGATGTTGTTGTGCTTTTTCAAAAAATGAATACTAGTAAACAATTTCATTTTACACATTTATTAAGTCCTGTTGATGATATAGAATTAGACTGTATTGATAAAAACCCTAAACACCGTTGGGGAAGAAAAATGAAAATACTGGCAAAAACACAAAAAGTGCTACGCCCTGATTCATTGGGTTTAGGTCGAGTTAATCAAGGTCATACTTATCCTATTGAATATTTGAATCTGGATACTTCAAAGGAGAATATTCAGAAAATAATATGGAATGCTTTCAAACCTTTTTTTAGAGAGGGTGTCTTTAAAAGATATGTTTTAGAATTATCTGATAGTCTTATTGATGAAAATTTAGATAATGTCGAAAGTGAAGAAGGAAAATGGAATTATGCGATGCATCGCTTCAGAGAAAGAGATAGAGGTTTAGTTCAGAAAAAAAAAGCGTCTGTAATAAAACCAACATGCGAATGCTGTACTTTCGATTTCTCTAACACCTATCCAGATTTAGGTGATGGGTTTATAGAATGTCATCATAGAATCCCTATTAATCAAGGAGAAAGAATCACGAAATTAGAAGATTTAGCATTAGTGTGTGCGAATTGTCATAGAATGCTTCACAGAAAAAACAATCAAAACGAATACTACACAGTAGACGAGTTAAAACAAATCATAATTAATGAGTAA
- a CDS encoding N-6 DNA methylase codes for MSNITTNIKSIRDIMRKDTGVDGDAQRISQMVWMLFMKIFADKEEEWEITIDDYESPIPEHLKWQNWAADDEGLTGDALMEFIENELFPALKELDITLSPQAKIIRSVFDDTYNFMKNGTLFRQVINVIDQIDFNDSKESHVFNDIYETILKDLQSAGSSGEYYTPRAVTQFMVDMINPQLGESVLDPACGTGGFLTCTIESVRGQVKDSKDRDVLQKSIQGIEKKPLPHLLCTTNLMLHGFDLPAVRRDNLLSKPYADWGAKDKLDIILSNPPFGGVEEDGTETNFPKKFRTKETADLFLALIIKLLKNNGRCAIVLPDGTLFGEGMKTRLKEELLDKCNLHTIVRLPNGVFNPYTSIKTNLLFFEKGTPTKYVWYYEHQYPKGAKSYNKTKPINIKEFDVEKKWWNNRVENEYAWKVSIEEIKKRNYNLDIKNPHQEVDTLESPEVILEKYRTTEQKISSIQDEIINVLTEALK; via the coding sequence ATGAGTAACATAACAACCAACATAAAAAGCATACGCGATATCATGCGTAAAGACACAGGTGTAGATGGCGATGCACAACGTATCTCGCAAATGGTGTGGATGCTTTTTATGAAAATATTTGCCGATAAAGAAGAAGAATGGGAAATTACCATAGACGATTACGAATCGCCAATACCAGAACACTTAAAATGGCAAAATTGGGCTGCAGACGATGAAGGCTTAACAGGCGATGCTTTAATGGAGTTTATAGAAAACGAACTGTTTCCTGCATTAAAAGAACTTGATATTACGTTAAGTCCGCAGGCTAAAATTATACGTTCGGTGTTTGATGATACGTATAACTTTATGAAAAACGGAACACTTTTCCGACAAGTCATCAACGTCATAGACCAAATTGATTTTAACGACTCTAAAGAAAGCCACGTCTTTAACGATATTTACGAAACCATTTTAAAAGACCTGCAATCTGCAGGTTCTTCAGGTGAGTATTACACACCAAGAGCCGTAACGCAGTTTATGGTAGATATGATAAATCCGCAATTAGGTGAAAGCGTATTAGATCCTGCTTGCGGTACAGGTGGTTTTTTAACCTGTACTATAGAATCTGTTAGAGGTCAAGTTAAAGACTCAAAGGATAGAGACGTCTTACAAAAATCCATACAGGGTATAGAGAAAAAGCCATTGCCGCATTTACTGTGTACCACCAATTTAATGTTACACGGTTTCGATTTACCAGCAGTGCGTAGAGATAATTTACTAAGCAAACCTTATGCAGATTGGGGCGCTAAAGACAAGTTAGATATTATACTCTCTAATCCCCCTTTTGGTGGTGTAGAAGAAGATGGTACCGAAACCAATTTCCCTAAAAAGTTTAGAACCAAAGAAACCGCCGATTTATTTTTAGCCTTAATTATTAAGCTCTTAAAAAATAACGGACGTTGCGCTATTGTATTACCAGATGGTACTTTGTTTGGCGAAGGAATGAAAACACGCCTTAAAGAAGAGCTGTTAGACAAATGTAACCTACATACCATTGTACGTTTACCCAATGGTGTATTTAACCCATACACCAGTATTAAAACCAATCTATTATTTTTTGAAAAAGGCACACCCACCAAATACGTTTGGTATTACGAACACCAATACCCAAAAGGAGCCAAGAGCTATAACAAAACGAAACCCATTAATATTAAAGAGTTTGATGTAGAAAAAAAATGGTGGAACAACCGTGTAGAAAATGAATACGCTTGGAAAGTATCTATTGAAGAGATTAAAAAGCGTAACTACAATCTAGATATTAAAAACCCACACCAAGAAGTAGATACGTTGGAAAGCCCAGAAGTAATTTTAGAAAAATATAGAACTACAGAACAAAAAATTTCTAGCATACAAGACGAAATTATAAATGTATTAACTGAAGCTTTAAAGTAA
- a CDS encoding ATP-binding protein: MKKHTSKITAKSIEQSGLSEGYKAIAEYIWNGFDEGASSIHVAYVGNEVGHLTELSIKDNGKGIDFSDLDNTFGKFQDSQKTKTFAKTGFVKGKKGKGRFSFTTFAQTAVWDTVFVKEDNHLRYQIEIKKSNSQDYATSEDRKIVKEPTGTTVHIKDIFNLYGDQLENEAFYAFLAGEFGWFLLLNKDRDFYITINGKRLDYSIVIDDRETTNITILENDFKISFVRWSKKIGDKYYFYFLDDERIEKHRLHTSFNNGAIDFHHSVYIESTYFDDFKPTKKDLSAIDKNQQDGAFKALEGHLKNYVAEKEKDFIRENRAEALIVEYRKKNIIPKFKNNAYDQARKQDLENVVKELYCTEPKIFKSLKPTQSKTLVGFLNLLLDSEERDKILMIIDGIVKLSDEERDELARLLNETKFSHILNLVRLLENRHKAVEVLKIMVYDLNKFTNERDHIQKVIENNYWLFGEKYHLVSADQNFEATLSNYLKFIEENNDKKPKISDLNQAEKLRRPDLLICRKSDRADERSEDGLIEENIVVELKRPSVVIGKEQYRQIEDYMNFIMSENQFNSQLREWKFIIVGTTVDDYIDGLYKSQEVKAKRFLVHAIDRCEIYAMTWDDLFKQYRNRHKNLVNQLEFKDSIKEELKAKDINFDKELSSKLTKKIA; encoded by the coding sequence ATGAAAAAGCATACCTCAAAAATAACAGCAAAAAGTATTGAACAAAGTGGCCTTTCAGAAGGGTATAAAGCAATTGCTGAGTATATATGGAATGGGTTTGATGAGGGTGCTTCGAGTATTCACGTAGCTTATGTAGGAAATGAAGTCGGACATTTGACAGAGCTATCTATCAAGGATAATGGCAAAGGAATAGATTTTTCAGATTTGGATAACACATTTGGTAAATTCCAAGATTCACAAAAAACAAAAACATTTGCAAAAACAGGATTTGTAAAGGGCAAAAAAGGCAAAGGCCGTTTTTCGTTTACCACTTTCGCACAGACAGCAGTATGGGACACCGTATTTGTAAAAGAAGACAATCACTTACGCTATCAAATTGAAATCAAAAAATCTAATAGCCAAGACTATGCTACATCTGAAGACCGTAAAATTGTAAAAGAACCAACTGGTACTACAGTCCACATCAAAGATATTTTTAATTTATATGGAGATCAGTTAGAGAATGAAGCATTTTATGCGTTTTTAGCTGGCGAATTTGGATGGTTCCTGTTGTTAAACAAGGATAGAGATTTTTATATAACTATAAATGGGAAACGTCTCGACTATTCGATTGTGATTGATGATAGAGAAACTACTAACATTACAATACTTGAAAATGACTTCAAGATTAGTTTCGTCCGATGGTCAAAAAAAATTGGAGACAAGTATTATTTTTATTTTTTGGATGATGAGCGGATAGAGAAGCATAGGCTTCATACATCTTTTAACAACGGCGCTATTGACTTTCACCATTCGGTGTATATCGAGTCGACCTATTTTGATGATTTCAAGCCTACAAAAAAAGACCTCTCAGCAATAGACAAGAATCAACAAGATGGTGCTTTTAAAGCATTAGAAGGTCACCTTAAAAATTACGTGGCAGAAAAGGAAAAAGACTTCATTCGAGAAAACAGAGCGGAAGCCTTGATTGTTGAATATCGAAAAAAAAATATAATACCTAAGTTCAAAAACAACGCATACGATCAAGCACGTAAACAGGACCTTGAAAATGTTGTAAAGGAACTATATTGTACAGAACCTAAAATATTTAAAAGCTTAAAACCTACACAAAGTAAAACGCTGGTAGGGTTTTTAAATCTGCTCTTGGATAGTGAGGAAAGGGATAAAATACTAATGATCATTGATGGCATAGTGAAGTTATCTGATGAGGAACGTGATGAACTTGCAAGACTACTTAATGAAACGAAATTCTCTCATATTTTAAATCTGGTTCGGTTACTTGAAAATCGCCACAAAGCTGTCGAGGTGCTGAAAATTATGGTGTACGACCTAAATAAGTTTACCAATGAAAGAGATCATATTCAAAAGGTAATAGAAAATAATTATTGGTTATTTGGTGAGAAGTACCACTTAGTCTCGGCTGACCAAAACTTTGAAGCAACTCTAAGTAATTATCTGAAGTTCATAGAAGAAAACAACGACAAGAAGCCTAAAATAAGTGACCTAAATCAAGCAGAGAAATTACGACGACCAGACCTGTTGATATGCCGTAAATCTGATAGAGCTGATGAACGCTCAGAGGACGGTCTAATAGAAGAAAATATCGTGGTAGAATTGAAAAGGCCAAGTGTGGTGATAGGTAAAGAGCAATATCGCCAGATTGAAGACTATATGAATTTCATAATGTCCGAAAATCAATTTAATAGCCAACTAAGAGAATGGAAATTCATTATCGTAGGCACAACAGTTGATGACTATATCGATGGCCTTTACAAAAGCCAAGAAGTAAAAGCAAAGAGGTTTTTAGTTCACGCCATTGATCGATGTGAGATTTATGCAATGACCTGGGACGATTTGTTTAAACAATATCGAAACAGGCATAAGAATCTTGTTAACCAATTAGAGTTTAAAGATTCTATTAAAGAAGAATTAAAGGCAAAAGACATAAATTTTGACAAAGAGCTTTCGAGTAAATTGACTAAAAAAATAGCTTAA
- a CDS encoding BfmA/BtgA family mobilization protein — protein MDKGYEKEDFETLKIKRSVANEFRKFSKILSKSQSMTLLLMMDFFKENGISPVESIGPNMETLEKRISLLIKKRMNGMIAIMKDIEKNQTKPTVAMLYSLFEQTEPPKKKLILEKKYVEEKNEVRYREKKYLDTNDNEQ, from the coding sequence ATGGATAAAGGGTATGAAAAAGAGGATTTTGAAACTTTAAAAATCAAAAGATCTGTGGCTAATGAATTTAGAAAATTTAGTAAAATATTGTCAAAATCCCAGTCGATGACATTGCTCTTGATGATGGACTTTTTTAAGGAAAATGGAATTTCCCCAGTAGAGTCAATAGGACCAAATATGGAAACCTTAGAAAAGCGAATTTCATTACTCATTAAGAAACGGATGAATGGAATGATTGCTATAATGAAAGATATTGAAAAGAACCAAACTAAACCAACTGTTGCAATGCTTTATTCCCTTTTTGAGCAAACAGAACCACCCAAAAAGAAATTGATACTTGAAAAAAAATATGTCGAAGAAAAGAATGAAGTCCGTTATCGGGAAAAGAAATATCTGGACACTAATGATAATGAGCAATGA
- a CDS encoding DUF2779 domain-containing protein, which produces MKLLTKSRFKLGLECPNKLYYTRKKEYANTKQEDPFLQALAQGGFQVEELARMHYPNGVLIEGNDGDYELLWQQTQELLKQENVVIYEPAFLVDGLFIRVDVLVKKGSNIELIEVKSKSFTPDDDYLFVGKRGGMVASWKPYLFDIAFQKYVMQLCFPDWKIQSYLMMADKSKTASIDGLNQLFRITNKGENRTGITKKVTTLAETGDPVLGRKNITQLVADIASNKYKYHNNLTFLESINFLKKTYIKDNYANWPTCFSACRDCEFKCTNEEEEQGLKSGFKDCFTKQHQWTVTDFDKENIFDIYYFTQGNKLFDEGIFFKDQLTEDHINLKIEAGKLSRTNRQILQIEKAVKNDKSLFVDKDGLKAEMDSWKYPLHFIDFETSTVALPFNKGLRPYEQVAFQFSHHIYYKNGRIEHANEYINNKTGFFPNFEFVRALKKALENDEGSIFRYSNHENTILNVIYVQLLASNEEDKVELINFIQHISHSKNDSVTKWKGDRDMVDLWDVEKRFYYNPLTKGSNSIKAVLPAALNSSEFLQAKYAQPLHEINVTSKNFSEHHIWLEINNGDVKSPYKILPSVFEGWSEEEIECTLSEIEDIADGGAALTAYGKLQYTDMEQSEIDELTSALLKYCELDTLAMVMVFEHFKELVEGGIQL; this is translated from the coding sequence ATGAAACTACTTACAAAATCACGTTTTAAGCTAGGGCTTGAATGCCCTAATAAGCTATACTATACACGTAAAAAAGAATATGCCAATACCAAGCAAGAAGACCCATTTTTACAAGCCTTGGCACAAGGTGGTTTTCAGGTTGAAGAACTAGCACGTATGCATTACCCAAACGGGGTGCTTATTGAAGGTAATGATGGCGATTACGAACTCCTATGGCAACAAACACAAGAATTATTAAAGCAAGAAAACGTAGTTATTTACGAACCCGCTTTTTTAGTGGATGGTTTGTTTATTAGAGTAGATGTTTTAGTAAAAAAAGGCAGTAACATTGAGCTTATTGAAGTAAAATCTAAATCTTTTACTCCAGATGATGATTATCTATTTGTAGGTAAAAGAGGCGGTATGGTTGCTAGTTGGAAGCCGTATTTATTCGATATCGCTTTCCAAAAATATGTGATGCAGTTGTGTTTTCCAGATTGGAAAATACAATCATACCTTATGATGGCCGATAAATCTAAAACGGCCAGCATTGATGGTTTAAATCAATTGTTTAGAATTACCAATAAAGGAGAAAATAGAACAGGAATAACTAAAAAAGTAACCACATTAGCAGAAACGGGAGATCCTGTCTTAGGTAGAAAAAATATTACTCAATTAGTGGCAGATATAGCGTCAAACAAATATAAATATCATAATAATTTAACGTTTTTAGAATCTATAAATTTTCTTAAAAAAACCTATATCAAGGATAACTATGCCAATTGGCCTACGTGCTTTTCGGCTTGTAGAGATTGCGAATTTAAATGTACAAATGAAGAAGAAGAGCAGGGTTTAAAATCAGGGTTTAAAGATTGCTTCACCAAACAACACCAATGGACAGTAACCGATTTTGATAAAGAAAATATTTTCGATATTTATTATTTCACACAAGGTAATAAACTATTTGATGAAGGAATATTTTTTAAAGATCAACTCACAGAAGATCATATTAATTTAAAAATAGAAGCTGGAAAACTGAGTAGAACAAACAGGCAAATACTACAAATAGAAAAAGCGGTAAAAAATGACAAATCGCTATTTGTAGATAAAGATGGTTTAAAAGCAGAAATGGATAGCTGGAAGTACCCCTTGCATTTTATTGATTTTGAAACCAGCACCGTGGCTTTGCCTTTTAATAAAGGGTTAAGACCTTATGAGCAAGTGGCATTTCAGTTTTCACATCATATATATTATAAAAATGGTCGTATAGAACACGCCAACGAATACATAAATAACAAAACAGGATTTTTTCCTAATTTTGAATTTGTAAGAGCCTTAAAAAAGGCACTAGAAAATGATGAAGGATCTATATTCAGGTATTCTAACCATGAAAATACTATTTTAAATGTGATCTATGTTCAGTTATTAGCTTCTAATGAAGAAGACAAAGTAGAACTGATTAATTTTATACAACACATTTCTCATTCAAAAAACGACAGTGTTACTAAATGGAAAGGAGATAGAGATATGGTCGATTTATGGGACGTGGAGAAACGATTCTATTATAATCCATTAACCAAGGGGTCTAATTCAATTAAGGCAGTCTTACCAGCAGCTTTAAATTCGAGTGAATTTTTACAAGCGAAATACGCACAACCTTTACATGAAATTAATGTAACAAGTAAGAATTTTTCAGAACATCATATTTGGTTAGAAATCAATAATGGAGACGTAAAAAGCCCTTATAAAATATTGCCCTCAGTTTTTGAAGGTTGGAGCGAAGAGGAAATAGAATGTACTTTATCTGAAATAGAAGACATCGCCGATGGTGGCGCTGCGCTAACAGCTTATGGTAAGTTACAATATACAGATATGGAACAATCTGAAATAGACGAGCTAACATCTGCCCTACTTAAATACTGCGAATTAGACACCTTAGCCATGGTTATGGTATTTGAGCATTTTAAGGAATTGGTGGAAGGAGGAATCCAGTTATGA
- a CDS encoding restriction endonuclease subunit S: MQLLQHFKELSLRPKNAEELKGLILKLAIQGKLTSNWRIKNSNIKSASELLDELISEKKILIKDKKIKKEKPLSKVKKEELIVNLPDSWETVRLGEIGDWGAGSTPLRSNSSFYGGEINWFKSGELNNTIMDYESKEKITELALEKTSVRLNNPGDVLIAMYGATIGKTGILQVVGTTNQAVCACTPFSCITSLFLHLLLKGLKDTFINQGEGGAQPNISKVKIRTQVFGLPPLEEQKEIVNVVETLFKEVEQLEQLTVKRIGLKEDFVTSALHQLTTNNAKQEWTYLQEHFKSFFNETTNIKKLRETVLQLAVQGKLTADWRSCHPEFAEGSHHASQLLKRIQEEKAQLIKDKKIKKEKVLPPITKDEIPYELPPAGGWVWCRMGSVTDIQRGSSPRPKGDPLYFSDKKTKNHWISIKDISKYSKNNILLDTEEYLTELGTKFSRYVKKNELIVAVSGSTTGKCCLTGIDGYFYDGLAMVRIIGNSIDHQFHLMYYLQLYNHMNDAKFGAAFPNINTKFLSEMLFPFPPLEEQKAIVDKVNALMGLCDALEQEVQQSQKHSEMLMQSVLREVFEIKEELCV, encoded by the coding sequence ATGCAACTACTACAACACTTTAAAGAATTAAGCCTTCGTCCTAAAAATGCTGAAGAATTAAAAGGATTGATTCTGAAATTGGCAATTCAAGGGAAATTAACATCAAATTGGAGAATAAAAAATTCTAATATAAAATCAGCTTCGGAACTTCTTGATGAATTAATATCAGAGAAGAAAATATTAATTAAAGACAAGAAAATTAAAAAAGAAAAACCTCTTTCTAAAGTAAAAAAAGAAGAATTAATAGTCAATCTTCCTGATAGTTGGGAAACTGTAAGACTTGGTGAAATAGGTGATTGGGGAGCAGGTTCTACACCTTTACGTTCAAATTCATCATTTTATGGTGGAGAAATAAATTGGTTTAAATCAGGAGAACTGAATAATACAATAATGGATTATGAGTCAAAGGAGAAAATTACGGAACTCGCTCTTGAAAAAACATCCGTTAGGTTAAATAATCCAGGAGATGTTTTAATAGCTATGTATGGAGCTACTATCGGGAAAACAGGAATCTTACAAGTTGTAGGAACAACTAATCAAGCTGTATGTGCTTGTACACCTTTTAGTTGTATAACAAGTTTGTTTTTGCATTTACTTTTAAAAGGTTTAAAAGATACTTTTATCAATCAAGGTGAAGGTGGTGCACAACCAAATATATCTAAAGTAAAAATAAGAACTCAAGTTTTTGGTCTACCACCACTAGAAGAACAAAAAGAAATTGTAAACGTAGTAGAAACCCTTTTTAAAGAGGTAGAACAATTAGAGCAATTAACGGTAAAACGTATTGGTTTAAAAGAAGACTTTGTAACATCTGCATTACACCAACTTACAACCAATAACGCAAAACAAGAATGGACCTATTTACAAGAGCATTTTAAAAGTTTTTTTAATGAAACCACCAACATTAAAAAGTTGCGAGAAACCGTTTTACAATTAGCAGTACAAGGAAAACTAACAGCAGATTGGCGTTCTTGTCATCCTGAGTTTGCCGAAGGATCTCATCACGCCAGCCAACTCTTAAAACGCATACAAGAAGAAAAAGCACAACTCATTAAAGACAAAAAAATAAAAAAGGAAAAAGTCTTACCACCAATTACCAAAGATGAAATTCCTTATGAACTTCCGCCAGCAGGCGGATGGGTTTGGTGTAGGATGGGAAGTGTAACTGATATTCAAAGAGGTTCTTCACCAAGACCAAAAGGTGACCCATTATATTTTTCTGACAAGAAAACGAAGAACCATTGGATTTCAATTAAGGATATTTCTAAGTATTCTAAAAATAATATTTTGCTAGATACAGAGGAGTACTTAACTGAACTAGGAACTAAATTCAGTAGATATGTCAAAAAAAATGAACTGATTGTTGCTGTTAGTGGTTCGACGACAGGCAAATGTTGCCTTACAGGTATTGATGGGTATTTTTATGATGGATTAGCTATGGTTAGAATTATAGGTAATTCAATTGACCATCAATTTCATCTAATGTATTACTTGCAGCTATATAATCATATGAATGATGCAAAATTTGGTGCAGCATTTCCTAATATTAATACTAAGTTTCTTAGTGAAATGTTGTTTCCATTTCCACCACTAGAAGAACAAAAAGCCATTGTAGATAAAGTAAATGCTTTAATGGGTTTATGTGATGCTTTAGAGCAAGAAGTACAACAAAGCCAAAAACATAGTGAGATGTTAATGCAGAGTGTTTTAAGGGAAGTATTTGAAATAAAAGAAGAGCTATGTGTGTAA